The Filimonas lacunae genomic sequence GCACGGCAACATTAACGATGCACCAGGCTTAAAATGGTATGTTGGCCCAGGTGCTAACTTAGGTTTCTATTCTGGTCCTGGTGATAACGATGCTATGCTTGCTTTAAAAGGCACCATCGGTCTTAACTATAAGATCACTGGCGCTCCTATTGATGTAGCATTAGACCTTAACCCAACTTTCCGCCTTACACAAGGCTCTGATTTTAACTTATATGCCGGTTTAGCATTCCGTTTTGCATTCTAAGGAAAGTCAATAAATAAGCAAATAGAAAAGCCGGATGTAATCCGGCTTTTCTATTTATACCAATTCAATCACTGTAATCTCTGGCAATATCCCCACTCTTCCCGGATACCCCAAAAATCCATAACCCCGGTTTACATATAATTTCTGCGCTCCTTCTTCATACAAACCTGCCCACTCTTTATACATATATTTAATCGGGCTCCATTTTAAATGGGGCAGTTCCACGCCAAATTGCATACCGTGGGTGTGACCAGCCAGTGCCAGGTCAATAGAAGGATAATGCGGCCTTACTTCTGCATCCCAATGGCTGGGATCGTGGCTCAATAATATTTTAAAAGGATATTGCTCTGCTCCGGCGTAAGCCTGATCCATTTTGCCGTATTTAGGGAATTTGCCCTTAGCACCCCAGTTTTCAATACCTAGCACGGCTATTTTCTGGCCTTCCCGCTCCAAAACCACATGTTCGTTCATTAATAAACGCCAGCCCAGCTCGCCATGAATTTGTTTCAGCCTTTCCAGGTTGGCTACTTTGGCTTCGTCCGAAGGCCAAACCAGGTAATCGCCATAATCATGGTTGCCTAGGGTGCTATATACCCCCATAGGCGCCTTCAGGCGGTTAAACACATCCATATAGTTCTCCATCTCCTCACTGCGATCATTTACCAGGTCGCCGGTAAACAATATCAGGTCAGCTTTTTCGGCCAGTATCATATCCACCCCGCGGTTCACGGCTGGCTTGTTTTGAAAGCTTCCGCTATGAATATCACTGATTTGCACAATGCGTAAACCTTTAAAAGCAGGTG encodes the following:
- a CDS encoding metallophosphoesterase, giving the protein MRNWGSWWGVALCMLALDWYVFMALRAVTRRFPVVVKRVLYIIYWVLAVGCVVSIAYFPYMQGVAAAKFFRNYLFAICIGMFFAKLLAAIFFALDDIRRLFQWLARRFFPPKKVLDDDNPEAIPRSAFLSWLGMGIGGSLLLSLIYGFSNKYRYKVHRVKLSYPNLPPAFKGLRIVQISDIHSGSFQNKPAVNRGVDMILAEKADLILFTGDLVNDRSEEMENYMDVFNRLKAPMGVYSTLGNHDYGDYLVWPSDEAKVANLERLKQIHGELGWRLLMNEHVVLEREGQKIAVLGIENWGAKGKFPKYGKMDQAYAGAEQYPFKILLSHDPSHWDAEVRPHYPSIDLALAGHTHGMQFGVELPHLKWSPIKYMYKEWAGLYEEGAQKLYVNRGYGFLGYPGRVGILPEITVIELV